CTGTCCATGATGGATAAGGTTCATGGTCGTCCTGATGGTACAGCCAGAAAGCGTTTCAAAGACAATGGAAACAGGCTGGTTGAGGGAGAGGATTATTTTGAAGTCACCCAGCCGTCCGAAATTCGGACGGCTGGTTTGGTGAGACCGCAAGGAGGCTACCCTTCAAAAATAATCCTCCTCACAGAAAC
This portion of the Desulforegula conservatrix Mb1Pa genome encodes:
- a CDS encoding ORF6N domain-containing protein — protein: MNTSASNPITTVLINETELKPVEYRNQRVITLSMMDKVHGRPDGTARKRFKDNGNRLVEGEDYFEVTQPSEIRTAGLVRPQGGYPSKIILLTETGYLHPGRIPRIFPQGLTRH